In one window of Ruminococcus hominis DNA:
- a CDS encoding PBECR4 domain-containing protein, whose amino-acid sequence MESNDHGLLYDAAVAWKELTEYYYVFTFGYKQQLYTIHLSFPPEKFPHLAGFQYLKDINLPRFNSSKTTEVILSGKISHNQIEKGSQYEESVKPRLEALIRLKETLEQDFQLHSYMPRFYSFTTQIKADYLISSTTAPVDFIFIIKSSSLGEISICDFVCCSAFTQTKRDYRENQRPRSILKKERIHIATNTTKVLFDRLNRQQ is encoded by the coding sequence ATGGAAAGCAATGATCACGGATTACTGTATGATGCCGCAGTTGCGTGGAAAGAACTAACAGAATATTATTATGTTTTTACATTTGGTTACAAACAGCAATTGTACACAATTCATCTGTCATTTCCGCCTGAGAAGTTTCCACATCTTGCAGGATTTCAATATTTGAAGGATATTAATTTGCCACGATTCAATTCATCTAAAACAACGGAAGTGATTCTTTCAGGAAAAATTAGTCACAATCAAATTGAAAAAGGTTCACAATACGAAGAATCTGTAAAACCGCGTCTGGAAGCATTGATCCGATTGAAGGAAACGCTGGAACAGGATTTTCAGTTACATTCTTATATGCCCCGGTTCTATTCTTTCACCACGCAAATTAAAGCAGATTACCTAATTTCCAGTACGACAGCACCAGTGGATTTTATATTTATTATTAAATCCAGTTCATTAGGAGAAATTTCGATTTGTGATTTTGTATGTTGTTCTGCTTTTACGCAGACGAAGCGAGACTACCGTGAAAACCAGCGTCCACGAAGTATTTTGAAAAAAGAACGGATACATATCGCAACCAATACAACTAAGGTGCTATTTGATCGTCTGAACAGGCAGCAATAA
- a CDS encoding IS4 family transposase has protein sequence MKPTTIRKRFFSVLNDAEQNLQDFVNKPGSDMTRHRLCTFTDTINATLCFTMNRTNTELFNFFGIRNKPIPSKSAFTQQRKKINSEFFPYLLNSFNKALPFTKTYKGFHLVAVDGSDINLPTNNKDFVYRIKQARSDNYFFQMHLNALYDICENRYVTAVTQPRPEMNESKAFCQMVDQCSLPDNTIFIADRGYICLNTVAHLINNNKFFLIRAKAPSSSGSFLKNLLVDNVESDMEFTVGVTRSKKNIRHCTLNKFKIVKNKRLFEPIAPGDTKTIYSMNIRCSCIKLSNGEYEYLVSNLPKDKFSVNDLGELYWKRWSIETSFRRLKYALSLVYLHSVNRDLIIQEVFAKLIMYNFSSLLHTFATLERSKSEKVKKLKYEYKVSFDDVIPIARELIKRPIKNDIVKALLLRHLTAIKVTKSSARRVRSQTVKPLNNRA, from the coding sequence ATGAAACCAACGACAATTCGAAAACGTTTTTTCTCTGTCTTAAATGATGCTGAGCAAAATCTTCAAGATTTTGTAAACAAGCCTGGCTCAGATATGACCAGACATAGATTATGTACCTTTACAGATACTATAAATGCTACTCTTTGCTTCACAATGAATAGAACCAATACGGAATTATTTAATTTTTTTGGAATCCGTAACAAACCTATTCCATCAAAATCTGCTTTTACCCAACAACGTAAAAAGATTAATTCGGAGTTCTTCCCGTATCTCTTAAATTCTTTTAATAAAGCACTCCCTTTTACCAAAACATATAAGGGATTTCATCTTGTTGCTGTAGATGGATCTGATATTAATCTTCCTACCAACAATAAAGACTTTGTATATCGCATTAAACAAGCAAGAAGTGATAATTACTTTTTTCAAATGCATCTGAATGCTCTTTATGATATTTGTGAAAACCGTTATGTTACTGCCGTTACTCAACCTCGCCCTGAAATGAATGAGTCCAAAGCATTCTGTCAAATGGTTGATCAGTGTTCATTACCAGATAATACAATCTTCATCGCAGATAGGGGATATATTTGTTTAAATACGGTGGCACATCTGATTAACAATAATAAATTTTTCCTTATCAGAGCAAAGGCTCCTTCCAGTTCTGGAAGTTTTCTGAAAAATCTATTGGTAGATAATGTTGAATCAGATATGGAATTTACTGTGGGAGTAACAAGATCGAAAAAAAACATACGACATTGTACACTAAATAAATTTAAAATAGTAAAAAATAAACGACTTTTTGAGCCAATCGCACCAGGTGATACAAAAACTATATATTCTATGAATATACGGTGTAGCTGTATAAAACTTAGCAATGGGGAATATGAATATCTGGTTTCCAACTTACCGAAAGATAAATTTTCCGTAAATGATTTAGGGGAATTATACTGGAAAAGGTGGTCAATTGAAACATCCTTTAGACGTCTGAAATATGCTCTTTCTTTGGTATATTTGCATTCTGTGAATAGAGATTTGATTATTCAAGAAGTGTTTGCCAAGTTGATAATGTATAACTTTTCTTCACTTTTACATACTTTTGCTACATTGGAAAGAAGTAAGTCAGAAAAAGTGAAAAAGTTAAAATATGAATACAAAGTATCTTTCGATGATGTTATTCCTATAGCCCGCGAATTAATAAAACGGCCGATAAAAAATGATATAGTAAAAGCTCTATTATTGCGACATTTAACAGCTATCAAAGTAACAAAATCGTCCGCCCGACGAGTAAGGTCACAAACTGTAAAACCGCTTAACAATAGAGCTTAA
- a CDS encoding ATP-binding protein, translating to MIMRAEEVFKPGAYPTYTYVSRHYEDTDISYELRLKQALRTAGCLTSIIGPSKMGKTILCEKVIGLDNIVEISGADFNENTDFWATVAAKVELPYMGEITTERFSKTEEITDRDGKNEKYVLSKDKIIEYYIQHDKVLVIDDFHYASPEMQVKIAQQLKDAIRRELKVIVVSLPHRSDDAIRQNADLSGRLSLITIDTWKEEDLEKIALMGFEKLDIKISDAIAEKLAVECLTSPQLMQYICLSICTLLEDENKQEVTDEILEKAYKFTTVNFSYADVVNTMGKGPNQRGQQRKMYETTDGKLLDMYGLIVESLAKNPPLTEISFEIFYSRIIQLIKLPANEKNPDKAIVKEHLRKLQNVLEAKEEIYRAIEWKDGKVYVLDPLFLFYLRWGRKNG from the coding sequence ATGATAATGAGAGCCGAAGAAGTATTTAAACCAGGTGCATACCCGACATATACATATGTATCGCGTCATTATGAGGATACAGATATATCCTATGAATTACGATTAAAACAAGCACTGCGAACCGCTGGATGTCTGACTTCTATTATTGGTCCGTCAAAGATGGGAAAGACGATCTTATGTGAGAAAGTTATTGGATTAGATAACATAGTTGAAATTTCCGGAGCAGATTTTAATGAAAATACAGATTTTTGGGCAACAGTAGCGGCTAAGGTTGAGTTGCCTTATATGGGAGAAATAACGACCGAGAGATTTTCAAAGACCGAAGAAATAACAGACAGAGATGGAAAAAATGAAAAATATGTTCTTTCAAAAGATAAAATTATTGAATATTATATCCAACATGATAAAGTCTTGGTTATAGATGATTTTCACTATGCATCGCCAGAGATGCAGGTAAAAATAGCGCAACAATTAAAAGATGCAATACGCAGAGAATTAAAAGTTATAGTTGTTTCACTTCCTCACAGATCAGATGATGCAATTCGTCAGAATGCCGATTTATCAGGACGTTTGAGTTTGATTACTATTGATACGTGGAAAGAAGAAGATTTGGAAAAAATTGCACTAATGGGATTTGAAAAACTCGATATTAAAATTTCGGATGCTATTGCTGAAAAACTTGCTGTTGAATGTCTGACATCACCACAACTGATGCAGTATATATGTTTAAGCATTTGTACTTTATTAGAAGATGAAAATAAACAAGAAGTAACAGATGAAATTCTGGAAAAAGCATATAAGTTTACAACTGTGAATTTCAGCTATGCTGATGTAGTTAATACGATGGGAAAAGGTCCCAATCAGCGAGGTCAACAAAGAAAAATGTATGAAACAACAGATGGAAAGTTGTTAGATATGTATGGCTTGATTGTTGAATCACTTGCTAAAAATCCGCCATTAACAGAGATCTCATTTGAAATATTTTATAGTAGAATTATTCAACTGATTAAGCTGCCAGCAAATGAAAAGAATCCTGATAAAGCAATTGTTAAAGAGCATTTAAGAAAATTACAAAACGTACTGGAAGCAAAAGAAGAAATTTACAGGGCAATTGAATGGAAAGATGGAAAAGTATATGTATTGGATCCACTTTTTTTGTTTTATTTGAGATGGGGAAGAAAAAATGGATAA
- a CDS encoding nitroreductase family protein, whose translation MNEIIESLYNRKSVRVYKEKAIPNEMKNVILEAAMQAPTAGCQQLYTILDITDQNLKEALAESCDHQPFIAKASMVLVFCADCKKWYDAYLEAGCKPRKPGVGDLMLAVTDTAIAAQNAVVAAESFGIGSCYIGDIMENCEEQRKLLQLPEYVFPAVMIVFGWPTKQQMERKKPERCEQKHIVHENTYHNMDGDELREMFAYKCKNSTYEEWCSAFCNRKYNSDFSKEMSKSVTEYLEQFR comes from the coding sequence ATGAATGAAATTATAGAAAGTTTATACAATAGAAAATCCGTGAGAGTATATAAAGAAAAAGCAATCCCAAACGAGATGAAGAATGTGATTTTAGAGGCGGCTATGCAGGCTCCGACAGCAGGATGTCAGCAGTTATATACAATTTTGGATATTACAGATCAAAATTTAAAAGAAGCACTTGCAGAAAGCTGCGACCACCAGCCATTTATTGCAAAGGCATCGATGGTTCTGGTGTTCTGTGCAGATTGTAAGAAGTGGTATGATGCTTATCTGGAAGCAGGGTGCAAACCGAGAAAACCAGGCGTAGGAGATTTGATGCTTGCGGTAACAGATACAGCCATTGCGGCACAGAATGCAGTGGTAGCAGCAGAAAGCTTTGGCATTGGTTCTTGTTATATTGGCGACATTATGGAGAATTGCGAAGAGCAGAGAAAACTCTTACAATTGCCAGAATATGTATTTCCGGCAGTTATGATAGTATTTGGCTGGCCTACAAAGCAACAAATGGAACGTAAAAAACCAGAACGATGTGAACAGAAACATATTGTGCATGAGAATACATACCATAATATGGACGGGGATGAATTACGGGAGATGTTTGCATATAAGTGTAAAAACAGCACCTACGAAGAGTGGTGTAGTGCATTTTGTAATCGAAAGTATAATTCAGACTTTTCAAAGGAAATGAGCAAATCAGTAACAGAATATTTGGAACAGTTTAGATGA
- a CDS encoding hybrid sensor histidine kinase/response regulator, with translation MNKYTDEIYSSDGMKQGDNAFAVMQAQKLAAFHRAFTSANLCEYYVNLEKNTFDTIKVESSLMTAFEQSHTWDELVTFFVDNYVIEEDKKTVTDFYNRSYITEKLKGLETELCQECRIILNGEERWVRNVVMRGEIEDSEYAMIFLRDITESKAETMRRMQMASDNASMELLIKSMVRLVDRFVVCNLEEDQYKFYNLQGEMIYKPSGTYHDFVGQVAAKYKTLEPLEPIEVMLSSENLRKNLTDERDIYKFEYCSLDENTYKIASFIPLEWKGTKLAKVLLASMDVSQEKKAEIESHKALKEAYQTAENASRAKTDFLSNMSHDIRTPMNAIIGLTAIAGANIENQDKVIECLGKITKSSRHLLGLINEVLDMARIESGKMSLAEEDFNLSELVDNLVTITKPGIDEHGHNFEVHIEHIEHEAVCGDSLRIQQVFVNLMSNAIKYTPDRGNITFSIKEKPNGFSELGCYEFSIEDNGIGMTSEYQKIMFEPFSRADDHRTTKVQGTGLGMAIARNIINLMNGNITVDSTLNKGTKITVTIYLKLQESRKEQEKELINLPVLVVDDDKTCCESTIATLKDIGIEGEWVLTGKEAVERCYARHEMNSDYFAVILDWKMPEMDGIETARKIRERIGKEVTIIILTSFEFSEIEEDARAAGVDAFIAKPLFRSRLTAALRQFTSEKKEKNARDYLEEFAKVDYTGKRILIVEDNELNREIAAEILGMTGAEIDVAENGKIAVEKVINAPENEYDLTFMDIQMPIMNGYEATAAIRSLPGARGKVPIIAMTANAFAEDVQLAKNTGMNEHIAKPLDMNKLNDVLKQWL, from the coding sequence ATGAATAAATATACAGATGAAATATATTCTTCCGATGGAATGAAGCAGGGAGATAATGCATTTGCGGTGATGCAGGCACAGAAGTTGGCAGCCTTTCACCGTGCGTTCACAAGCGCAAACCTCTGTGAATACTATGTAAATCTTGAAAAAAATACATTTGATACAATTAAAGTGGAATCTTCCTTGATGACGGCTTTTGAGCAGAGCCATACATGGGATGAACTGGTTACATTTTTTGTAGATAATTATGTTATCGAAGAAGATAAAAAGACGGTAACGGATTTCTACAATCGTTCATACATCACAGAAAAATTAAAAGGGCTTGAGACGGAGTTGTGCCAGGAATGTCGTATCATTTTGAATGGGGAAGAACGATGGGTCCGCAACGTCGTCATGCGTGGCGAGATTGAAGATTCCGAATACGCGATGATTTTCCTGAGAGATATCACTGAGTCAAAAGCTGAGACGATGAGACGAATGCAGATGGCATCTGACAATGCATCCATGGAACTCTTAATCAAGAGTATGGTGCGTCTGGTAGACCGTTTTGTAGTCTGTAATCTGGAAGAAGATCAATACAAATTTTATAATCTGCAGGGGGAAATGATATACAAACCATCTGGAACGTATCACGATTTTGTGGGGCAGGTGGCTGCAAAATATAAGACGCTGGAACCATTGGAACCGATAGAGGTTATGCTGTCTTCAGAAAATCTTCGGAAGAACCTGACAGATGAAAGAGACATTTATAAATTTGAGTATTGTTCGTTGGATGAAAATACTTATAAAATTGCGTCTTTCATTCCATTAGAGTGGAAAGGTACAAAACTGGCGAAGGTTCTATTGGCATCTATGGACGTATCTCAAGAGAAAAAGGCGGAAATCGAATCGCACAAGGCATTGAAGGAGGCATATCAGACCGCAGAAAATGCAAGCCGCGCCAAGACAGATTTTCTCTCAAATATGTCTCACGACATTCGGACACCGATGAATGCAATTATCGGTTTGACTGCCATTGCAGGGGCAAATATTGAAAATCAGGATAAAGTGATAGAATGCCTTGGCAAAATTACAAAGTCGAGCCGTCATTTATTGGGACTAATCAATGAAGTTCTAGATATGGCACGAATCGAAAGCGGGAAAATGTCTCTTGCGGAGGAAGATTTCAATTTGTCAGAGCTGGTTGACAATTTGGTCACAATTACAAAGCCGGGAATAGACGAGCACGGGCACAATTTTGAAGTGCATATCGAACACATTGAACACGAAGCAGTCTGTGGTGACAGCTTAAGAATCCAGCAAGTGTTTGTTAATCTGATGAGTAATGCCATCAAGTACACCCCGGATAGAGGAAATATTACATTTTCTATTAAAGAAAAGCCAAATGGATTTTCAGAACTTGGATGCTATGAGTTCTCCATCGAGGATAACGGAATAGGAATGACTTCCGAATACCAAAAGATTATGTTTGAACCTTTCAGCCGTGCGGATGATCATAGGACAACGAAAGTTCAAGGCACGGGTCTGGGCATGGCAATCGCCAGAAATATTATCAACCTGATGAATGGAAATATTACGGTTGACAGTACTTTGAACAAAGGAACAAAAATCACGGTAACGATTTATTTAAAACTCCAGGAGAGTAGAAAAGAGCAGGAAAAAGAACTGATCAATCTGCCGGTTCTGGTTGTAGATGATGACAAGACTTGTTGCGAAAGTACGATTGCAACCCTTAAGGATATAGGGATAGAAGGCGAATGGGTACTTACAGGGAAAGAAGCTGTGGAACGCTGCTATGCACGTCATGAAATGAACAGCGATTATTTCGCAGTGATTCTGGATTGGAAGATGCCGGAAATGGATGGCATTGAGACAGCCAGAAAGATTCGGGAGCGGATAGGAAAAGAAGTTACAATCATCATTCTCACATCTTTTGAATTTAGTGAGATTGAAGAAGATGCAAGAGCGGCAGGAGTAGATGCATTTATAGCAAAACCATTATTCCGTTCGCGTTTGACAGCCGCCTTGCGGCAATTCACCTCAGAGAAGAAAGAGAAAAACGCACGCGATTATCTTGAGGAATTTGCTAAGGTAGATTATACAGGAAAAAGGATTCTTATTGTAGAAGACAACGAACTGAATCGCGAGATTGCTGCAGAGATTCTGGGGATGACAGGTGCAGAGATCGATGTCGCCGAAAATGGAAAAATTGCGGTCGAAAAAGTTATAAATGCTCCCGAAAATGAGTATGATCTCACATTTATGGATATCCAGATGCCAATTATGAATGGCTATGAAGCAACTGCGGCAATCCGTTCACTTCCGGGTGCCAGAGGAAAAGTGCCAATCATCGCCATGACGGCAAATGCATTTGCCGAGGATGTACAGCTGGCAAAAAATACGGGGATGAACGAACATATCGCAAAACCGCTTGATATGAATAAGCTAAATGATGTCTTAAAACAGTGGCTGTAG